A segment of the Streptomyces sp. NBC_00376 genome:
TGGAGACCGGCGCCACCGCGTCGGTCGGCCCTGTCGCCGATAGCTACGACAACGCCATGGCCGAGGCCCTCAACGGCACCTTCAAAGCCGAGTCGATCGAGCTCCACGGCCCCTGGTGCGACGCTGACCAGGTCGAACGGGCAGTCGCCCAGTGGGTCGGCTGGTACAACACCGAGCGACTGCACTCCGCCCTCGGCTACCTCCCACCCGAGGAATTCGAGATCCGGCACCACCGT
Coding sequences within it:
- a CDS encoding integrase core domain-containing protein translates to MFRIRGQSPRAADPTRCLLETGATASVGPVADSYDNAMAEALNGTFKAESIELHGPWCDADQVERAVAQWVGWYNTERLHSALGYLPPEEFEIRHHRSQAPSKAA